From Humibacter ginsenosidimutans, a single genomic window includes:
- a CDS encoding CDP-alcohol phosphatidyltransferase family protein, whose translation MSDSYRRPSSIAELREVTQPPEVRQRRNAEHWTAHLYLRAISPYLTWALLKTRISANGVTGFMILSGWCAAAALLIPGIGGAVLAVVFGQLQMLFDCCDGEVARWRHTSSPAGHFLDAVGHYSTETLIAVVLGFRAAGWPFQAPEDYLFTTLGFALALVLVLNKALNDLMRVARAYAGLPRLGNAEADAAPQHRLIALARRAVKFFPFHRMFHSVELTLLTFVVAVIALFTGSPATERVYLPLLLAFAILALIGHFVAIMSSRRLRA comes from the coding sequence GTGTCGGATTCCTACCGTCGGCCGTCGTCGATCGCCGAGTTGCGTGAGGTGACACAGCCGCCCGAGGTCCGTCAGCGGCGCAACGCGGAACACTGGACGGCGCACCTCTACCTGCGCGCCATCTCGCCCTACCTCACCTGGGCGCTGCTCAAGACGCGCATCAGCGCCAACGGCGTGACCGGGTTCATGATCCTGTCGGGATGGTGCGCCGCGGCAGCCCTGCTCATCCCCGGCATCGGCGGCGCGGTGCTCGCCGTGGTCTTCGGACAGCTGCAGATGCTCTTCGACTGCTGCGACGGCGAGGTGGCCAGGTGGCGTCACACGTCCTCGCCCGCCGGACACTTTCTGGATGCCGTCGGCCACTACTCGACAGAGACCCTCATCGCCGTCGTGCTCGGCTTCCGTGCCGCCGGCTGGCCCTTCCAGGCGCCCGAGGACTACCTCTTCACCACGCTCGGCTTCGCCCTCGCGTTGGTGCTCGTGCTCAACAAGGCGCTGAACGACCTCATGCGGGTGGCCCGCGCATACGCGGGGCTGCCGCGTCTCGGCAACGCCGAAGCGGACGCCGCGCCGCAGCACCGCCTGATCGCCCTCGCCCGTCGCGCGGTCAAGTTCTTCCCGTTCCACCGCATGTTCCACTCCGTCGAGCTGACGCTGCTCACGTTCGTCGTCGCGGTGATCGCGCTCTTCACCGGGTCGCCCGCCACGGAACGCGTCTATCTCCCGCTTCTTCTCGCGTTCGCGATCCTGGCGCTGATCGGGCACTTCGTGGCGATCATGAGCTCAAGGCGGTTGCGGGCGTGA
- a CDS encoding DUF3039 domain-containing protein — protein sequence MVDNSIAEPGGPSGAPDGGGVATLDRELEELLQNEQLDPGDHERFSHYVRKEQIVESAVTGKPVIALCGKKWTPNRDPQKFPVCPECKKIYEGLSDE from the coding sequence ATGGTCGACAACAGCATCGCAGAACCGGGTGGACCTTCCGGCGCCCCCGACGGTGGCGGCGTGGCCACGCTCGATCGGGAGCTCGAGGAGCTGCTGCAGAACGAGCAGCTGGATCCTGGCGACCACGAGCGCTTCTCGCACTACGTGCGCAAGGAGCAGATCGTGGAGTCCGCCGTCACGGGCAAGCCGGTGATCGCCCTGTGCGGAAAGAAGTGGACGCCGAACCGCGACCCGCAGAAGTTCCCCGTGTGTCCGGAGTGCAAGAAGATCTACGAAGGTCTCAGCGACGAGTAG
- a CDS encoding ABC transporter ATP-binding protein, with amino-acid sequence MTGLHKSYGDVVAVDGLNLSVRAGSMYGIVGPNGAGKTTTLSIITGLLRADAGHVYVNGVDAGKHPRDAKRAVGVLPDHLRTFDRLTGAQLLYYAGTLRGLDPATTRQRSADLAAAFGIEDAMGRLVADYSAGMTKKVSLAAAMIHSPRLLVLDEPFEGVDPVSAATVTGILKRYVDAGGTVLLSSHGMDLVQRICDSVAVIVGGVVLDSGPVDQVRGEKTLEERFIELAGGRKAVEGLEWLHSFSD; translated from the coding sequence GTGACCGGGCTGCACAAGAGCTACGGCGACGTTGTCGCCGTCGACGGCCTCAACCTCTCGGTTCGCGCCGGATCGATGTACGGCATCGTGGGCCCGAACGGCGCGGGAAAGACGACGACGCTCTCGATCATCACCGGACTGCTGCGCGCCGACGCCGGCCACGTCTATGTCAACGGCGTGGATGCCGGCAAGCATCCTCGCGACGCGAAGCGCGCCGTCGGCGTGCTGCCCGACCACCTGCGCACCTTCGACAGGCTCACCGGGGCACAACTGCTGTATTACGCGGGCACGCTGAGGGGGCTCGATCCCGCGACGACGCGGCAGCGCTCCGCCGATCTCGCCGCGGCGTTCGGCATCGAGGATGCCATGGGCCGCCTCGTCGCCGACTATTCGGCCGGAATGACCAAGAAGGTGTCCCTGGCGGCGGCGATGATCCACTCTCCTCGACTGCTCGTTCTCGACGAGCCGTTCGAGGGTGTCGACCCGGTCTCGGCGGCGACGGTGACGGGCATCCTCAAGCGATATGTGGACGCGGGCGGCACGGTGCTGCTTTCCAGCCATGGCATGGACCTCGTGCAGCGCATCTGCGACAGTGTCGCCGTCATCGTCGGAGGCGTCGTGCTCGACTCGGGTCCTGTCGACCAGGTGCGCGGCGAGAAGACACTCGAAGAGCGGTTCATCGAACTCGCCGGCGGGCGGAAGGCCGTGGAGGGGCTCGAATGGTTGCACAGTTTCTCCGACTGA
- a CDS encoding NTP transferase domain-containing protein: MTTAPQVVILAAGMGSRLGRSLPKPLTELSDGRTIMQQQFDNIHAAFGTNVKVTIVVGYKLEHIVEAFPDASFVYNEQYDQTNTSKSLMRALKSSGNGGVLWMNGDVVFDPALLVRVSEAVNRDQSFVTVNTAKVSDEEVKYTTGAEGFIEKLSKTVKGGLGEAVGINYVSSRDKAALLYHLQRVDDQEYFERGIELAIQNDGMLVEPVDISDLYAVEIDFAEDLERANLFV, from the coding sequence ATGACCACCGCACCGCAGGTCGTGATTCTGGCGGCCGGAATGGGCAGCCGCCTCGGGCGTTCACTGCCCAAGCCGCTGACAGAGCTCAGCGACGGCCGCACGATCATGCAGCAGCAGTTCGACAACATCCACGCGGCGTTCGGCACGAACGTCAAGGTGACGATCGTCGTCGGCTACAAGCTCGAGCACATCGTCGAGGCCTTCCCTGACGCGTCGTTCGTCTACAACGAGCAGTACGACCAGACCAACACCTCGAAGAGCCTGATGCGCGCGCTGAAGTCGAGCGGCAACGGCGGCGTGCTCTGGATGAACGGCGACGTCGTGTTCGATCCCGCACTTCTCGTTCGCGTCTCCGAAGCCGTCAACCGCGACCAGTCCTTCGTCACGGTGAACACCGCCAAGGTCTCCGACGAAGAGGTCAAGTACACCACCGGGGCAGAGGGCTTCATCGAGAAGCTGTCGAAGACCGTCAAGGGCGGTCTCGGCGAAGCGGTCGGCATCAACTATGTGTCGAGCCGCGACAAGGCTGCGCTCCTCTACCACCTGCAGCGCGTCGACGACCAGGAATACTTCGAGCGCGGCATCGAGCTGGCCATCCAGAACGACGGCATGCTGGTCGAGCCGGTCGACATCTCCGACCTGTACGCGGTCGAGATCGACTTCGCCGAAGACCTGGAGCGTGCGAACCTCTTCGTGTAG
- a CDS encoding ABC transporter ATP-binding protein, with the protein MTATETTTSMIEVKDVGISFKRNRRSRRSFKDLFSSRARRARPDEFWALRHVSFKVTAGESIGVVGRNGQGKSTLLKLVAGVILADEGSVEVKAGTAPLIEITGGFVDDLSVRDNVYLTAGLHGMTRRQIDERFDDIIGFADIGNFLDTPYKHLSSGMKVRIAFSVITQLDEPILIVDEVLAVGDKAFREKCYRRIEEMLAQGRTLFFVSHNEKDLRRFCTRGLYLEGGLLALDSDIATVLDRYNADYGV; encoded by the coding sequence ATGACTGCCACGGAGACCACGACCTCGATGATCGAGGTCAAGGATGTCGGCATCAGCTTCAAGCGCAACCGCCGTTCACGACGCAGCTTCAAAGACCTGTTCTCCTCCCGTGCCAGGCGAGCCAGGCCCGACGAGTTCTGGGCGCTTCGTCACGTCTCGTTCAAGGTGACCGCCGGCGAGTCGATCGGTGTTGTCGGGCGCAACGGGCAGGGCAAATCGACGCTGCTCAAGCTCGTGGCCGGGGTCATCCTTGCAGACGAGGGCAGCGTCGAGGTCAAGGCCGGCACTGCCCCGCTCATCGAGATCACCGGCGGCTTCGTCGACGATCTGAGCGTGCGCGACAACGTCTACCTCACGGCGGGCCTGCACGGCATGACCCGCAGGCAGATCGATGAGCGCTTTGACGACATCATCGGCTTCGCCGACATCGGCAACTTCCTCGACACCCCGTACAAGCACCTCTCCAGCGGCATGAAGGTGCGCATCGCGTTCAGCGTGATCACTCAGCTCGATGAGCCGATCCTGATCGTCGACGAGGTTCTGGCCGTCGGCGACAAAGCTTTCCGCGAGAAGTGCTACCGCCGCATCGAAGAGATGCTCGCCCAGGGTCGCACCCTGTTCTTCGTCTCGCACAACGAGAAGGACCTTCGCCGATTCTGCACGCGCGGGCTCTACCTCGAGGGTGGCCTGCTCGCCCTCGATTCCGACATCGCCACCGTGCTCGACAGGTACAACGCCGACTACGGGGTCTGA
- a CDS encoding glycosyltransferase family 2 protein: MSSAAAPGDLPGAAAPRVPPTVGVVVLTQGTRPAELGRALASVLAQRDVVVDIVCVGNGWAPVGLPHGVRGLGLPENIGIPAGRNAGVAETGGDFLFFLDDDEYVESETFLADALALFRADPTLGVLQPRVRTIDDSPAPRRWVPRLRKGDPARSSAVFALIEGAIVMPRSVFERAGGWAAPFFYAHEGIELAWRVWDQGLRAWYAAELEARHPNVPTTRHTDFYWRNARNRVWLAKRNLPGVLVPLYVATWTGVQVLRSVRSPGTLGTLRPWFAGWVAGWREKAGERRVMRWRTVWRMTIAGRPPVV; encoded by the coding sequence GTGAGCTCCGCGGCGGCGCCGGGCGATCTGCCGGGCGCAGCAGCGCCCAGGGTGCCGCCCACCGTGGGAGTCGTGGTGCTGACGCAGGGAACACGACCTGCGGAGCTCGGGCGGGCGCTGGCATCCGTGCTCGCGCAGCGCGACGTGGTCGTCGACATCGTGTGCGTCGGCAACGGGTGGGCGCCGGTGGGGCTGCCGCACGGTGTTCGCGGCCTCGGCCTGCCGGAGAACATCGGCATTCCGGCTGGGCGCAACGCCGGCGTGGCGGAGACCGGCGGCGACTTCCTCTTCTTCCTCGATGACGACGAATACGTCGAGTCCGAGACGTTTCTGGCGGATGCCCTCGCCCTGTTCCGCGCAGACCCGACGCTCGGCGTGCTCCAGCCCCGCGTGCGCACCATCGACGACTCGCCGGCCCCGCGCAGATGGGTGCCGAGGTTGCGCAAGGGCGACCCCGCACGTTCCAGCGCCGTGTTCGCGCTGATCGAGGGCGCGATCGTGATGCCGCGTTCCGTCTTCGAGCGTGCGGGTGGCTGGGCGGCGCCGTTCTTCTACGCCCACGAGGGCATCGAGCTCGCGTGGCGGGTGTGGGACCAGGGGCTTCGTGCCTGGTACGCGGCGGAACTCGAGGCGCGGCATCCCAACGTGCCGACAACCCGTCACACCGACTTCTACTGGCGCAACGCCAGGAACCGCGTCTGGCTGGCCAAGCGCAACCTTCCCGGTGTGCTGGTGCCGTTGTACGTGGCGACCTGGACGGGCGTGCAGGTGTTGCGCAGCGTGCGTTCGCCGGGCACTCTCGGCACGCTGCGGCCCTGGTTCGCCGGGTGGGTCGCCGGGTGGCGCGAGAAAGCGGGGGAGCGGCGCGTGATGCGCTGGCGCACCGTGTGGCGCATGACCATCGCGGGTCGGCCGCCCGTCGTCTGA
- a CDS encoding CDP-glycerol glycerophosphotransferase family protein, producing MGVAHDARAGVRLIRNAFAQRRARAVLAERLGKAETLEPGTYKIAVYFADSKVNLYQIRQWYKPLAELSEVWPVVILSRSPVGASALMDESPLPVAYVRTVVDLENTLAEQDIRIVFYVNQNTRNFQMMRYGRRWHVFINHGESDKMYMTTNQFKAYDYAFVAGDAALARLSSVLWDYDFDKRAIKIGRPQADHYSGVLPYTPDERTVVLYAPTWEGDRAAAAYGSIASHGVALVEALLATGRHRVIYRPHPRSGVVDEEYGAANARIIKAIEAANAADPTAHHIFDDGPELGWQLSAADIAVVDISAMVYDRLAAGKPLLITHPVHPEAEIDRGGYLSACEWLYADDASRIVPIIDDLSHDETAAERLRYWVARYFGDITPGVTTKRFHAAVQHLMDEWDRFARIHAKDEVAIEHGDGTDPIDDPDAILSD from the coding sequence ATGGGAGTAGCGCATGACGCCCGCGCGGGCGTTCGTCTGATACGAAATGCCTTCGCGCAACGTCGTGCCCGTGCCGTGCTCGCGGAGCGGCTCGGAAAGGCCGAGACGCTGGAGCCGGGCACGTACAAGATCGCCGTGTACTTCGCCGACAGCAAGGTGAACCTGTATCAGATCCGCCAGTGGTACAAGCCGCTCGCCGAGCTGAGCGAGGTCTGGCCGGTCGTGATCCTGTCGCGATCGCCCGTCGGGGCATCCGCTCTCATGGACGAGTCGCCGCTGCCCGTCGCCTACGTGCGCACCGTCGTCGACCTGGAGAACACGCTCGCGGAGCAGGACATCCGCATCGTGTTCTACGTCAACCAGAACACCCGCAACTTCCAGATGATGCGGTACGGACGCCGTTGGCACGTGTTCATCAACCACGGTGAGTCCGACAAGATGTACATGACCACCAACCAGTTCAAGGCGTACGACTACGCCTTCGTGGCGGGGGATGCCGCTCTCGCGCGCCTGAGCTCCGTGTTGTGGGACTACGACTTCGACAAGCGCGCCATCAAGATCGGTCGTCCGCAGGCCGATCACTATTCGGGTGTGCTGCCCTATACACCCGACGAGCGCACGGTCGTGCTTTACGCGCCCACGTGGGAAGGCGACCGAGCCGCCGCGGCCTACGGGTCGATCGCGTCCCACGGGGTCGCCCTGGTCGAGGCACTGCTGGCCACAGGTCGTCACCGGGTGATCTATCGGCCCCATCCGCGTTCCGGCGTCGTCGACGAGGAATACGGTGCGGCGAACGCGCGCATCATCAAGGCGATCGAAGCGGCCAACGCCGCAGACCCGACGGCCCACCACATCTTCGACGATGGCCCCGAGCTCGGCTGGCAGCTCTCCGCCGCCGACATCGCCGTAGTCGACATCTCCGCCATGGTCTACGACCGGCTGGCGGCAGGCAAGCCGCTGCTCATCACGCATCCGGTCCATCCGGAGGCCGAGATCGACCGCGGCGGTTATCTGTCGGCGTGCGAGTGGCTCTACGCCGACGACGCCTCACGCATCGTGCCGATCATCGACGACCTCTCGCACGACGAGACGGCGGCAGAGCGACTGCGCTATTGGGTCGCACGGTACTTCGGCGACATCACGCCGGGGGTGACCACGAAGCGCTTCCACGCCGCGGTGCAGCACTTGATGGACGAGTGGGATCGTTTCGCGCGCATCCACGCGAAAGACGAGGTCGCGATCGAGCATGGCGACGGCACCGATCCGATCGACGATCCCGACGCGATCCTGAGCGACTGA
- a CDS encoding S1C family serine protease — MTDTPKDPAETPEPAPQQPSAQNPVADAPQSDEHENTQPRANFDAIKSDDSAAQADAPTAAPQSAGDEPAVAADNGARSAENDVNQTQPTEVLPPYGAAPQAADTPQGGQMHGSEGQASVPPQQPPQGDQQHTQPTQPVPGAQNPYAAPQAGYHYGQQNYAQQGQQAHYQYAAQQGAPQQGAPGTTPQGQQAGAFGPAAYAGQQQYAGQQQYAGGPGQPGQPAKPAKQRDGKGGRAGLLITGFVLAGLLGGGVGAGVVGIYAANSGTTKTVASTGATNVTVNDPQTATDVTAVASKVSPSVVTINVTGSQEAGTGSGAILTSDGYVVTNTHVVTLDGETGNPTITVTTNDGKIYKAKVVGTDPTLDLAVIKIQGVSGLTPASFADSDKVNVGDQTIAIGAPLGLSGTVTNGIVSALNRSIQIASSAAPSQDQQNNGNNGDNSPFNFWNFDQNGGSSGQSTTQSYISLPVIQTDAAINPGNSGGPLLNGKGQVVGLNVAIASAGSTSDSSSQSGSIGVGFAIPSNVVQRVAEEIMQNGKATSGLLGATVADSASDSNATTVGALIKSVTSGGAAADAGLKAGDIVTNFNGKPITDATDLTAQVRALAGGAKATIEYQRGGSTKQSTVTLGTLSSNS, encoded by the coding sequence ATGACCGACACACCGAAGGATCCCGCGGAGACGCCGGAGCCGGCACCGCAGCAGCCCTCCGCGCAGAACCCGGTTGCCGACGCGCCGCAGTCCGACGAGCACGAGAACACGCAGCCGCGCGCGAACTTCGACGCGATCAAGAGCGACGACTCCGCAGCGCAGGCGGATGCCCCGACTGCCGCACCACAGTCGGCAGGCGACGAGCCCGCGGTGGCGGCCGACAACGGCGCGCGCTCCGCCGAAAACGACGTCAACCAGACCCAGCCGACCGAGGTGCTCCCGCCATACGGCGCAGCTCCGCAGGCCGCAGACACGCCTCAGGGCGGGCAGATGCACGGTTCCGAGGGCCAGGCATCCGTTCCCCCGCAGCAACCGCCGCAGGGTGACCAGCAGCACACTCAGCCCACGCAGCCGGTTCCTGGTGCGCAGAACCCGTACGCAGCGCCGCAGGCCGGCTACCACTACGGCCAGCAGAACTACGCGCAGCAGGGGCAACAGGCGCACTACCAGTACGCGGCGCAGCAGGGCGCACCTCAGCAGGGTGCGCCTGGCACCACACCGCAGGGTCAGCAGGCGGGCGCCTTCGGCCCCGCCGCCTACGCCGGTCAGCAGCAGTACGCGGGCCAGCAGCAGTATGCGGGCGGCCCCGGTCAGCCGGGCCAGCCTGCGAAACCCGCAAAGCAGAGGGACGGCAAGGGCGGTCGCGCCGGCCTGCTCATCACCGGGTTCGTGCTCGCCGGCCTGCTGGGCGGCGGCGTGGGCGCAGGGGTCGTCGGCATCTATGCCGCGAACTCCGGCACCACCAAGACCGTGGCGTCCACCGGCGCCACCAACGTCACCGTGAACGACCCGCAGACCGCCACCGACGTCACCGCCGTGGCCTCCAAGGTGAGCCCGAGCGTCGTCACCATCAACGTGACGGGCAGTCAGGAAGCGGGCACCGGTTCGGGCGCCATCCTCACCAGCGACGGCTACGTGGTCACCAACACCCACGTCGTCACGCTCGACGGAGAGACCGGCAACCCCACGATCACGGTCACCACCAACGACGGCAAGATCTACAAGGCCAAGGTGGTGGGCACCGATCCGACCCTCGACCTCGCCGTGATCAAGATCCAGGGCGTCAGCGGCCTCACGCCCGCCTCGTTCGCCGATTCCGACAAGGTGAACGTCGGCGACCAGACGATCGCCATCGGCGCTCCGCTCGGTCTCTCCGGAACGGTGACGAACGGCATCGTGAGCGCGTTGAACCGCAGCATCCAGATCGCCTCGTCCGCCGCTCCGTCGCAAGACCAGCAGAACAACGGCAACAACGGCGACAACAGCCCGTTCAACTTCTGGAACTTCGACCAGAACGGCGGCAGCAGCGGCCAGTCCACGACGCAGAGCTACATCTCGTTGCCGGTCATCCAGACCGACGCGGCGATCAACCCGGGCAACTCGGGCGGCCCGCTGCTCAACGGCAAGGGTCAGGTGGTCGGCCTCAACGTGGCGATCGCGAGCGCCGGATCGACGAGTGACTCCAGCAGTCAGTCGGGCAGCATCGGCGTGGGCTTCGCCATCCCGTCGAACGTCGTGCAGCGCGTCGCCGAGGAGATCATGCAGAACGGCAAGGCCACCAGCGGTCTGCTGGGTGCCACCGTCGCCGACTCGGCGAGCGACAGCAACGCCACCACGGTGGGTGCGCTGATCAAGTCCGTCACCTCCGGTGGAGCGGCCGCCGACGCCGGCCTCAAGGCCGGCGACATCGTGACCAACTTCAACGGCAAGCCGATCACCGACGCCACCGACCTCACCGCTCAGGTGCGGGCCCTGGCGGGCGGCGCGAAGGCCACCATCGAGTACCAGAGGGGCGGCTCGACCAAGCAGTCCACCGTGACACTCGGCACGCTCTCCAGCAACTCCTGA
- a CDS encoding ABC transporter permease has protein sequence MTTYADARPAERTPFARYRHSLWLLTKRDLHVRYTTNALGYVWSILDPLLMAGIYYLVFVVVFHRGNNPSESPYIVFLLSGLLPWTWFNGAVSDFTKAFSREAKLIRSTAIPRSIWINRIVLSKGIEFGLSLPVLALFVIFSGAHVHWQLVYYPVGVAIEAVLLVGLGLLVSPLVVFFKDLERAIKLLLRLLFYASAVLYPASEVPKGSLFRYFIDINPLVGMFGVFRAGFFPHDLHWDLVLISAIGSLIFLLIGWLVYSRTIRSVLKEM, from the coding sequence GTGACCACCTACGCCGATGCGCGCCCAGCCGAGCGCACGCCGTTCGCCCGTTACCGGCACTCGCTGTGGTTGCTGACCAAGCGAGACCTGCACGTTCGCTACACCACCAACGCGCTGGGCTACGTGTGGTCGATCCTCGACCCCCTGCTCATGGCCGGCATCTATTACCTGGTCTTCGTGGTGGTCTTCCATCGCGGCAACAACCCGAGCGAGTCTCCCTACATCGTGTTCCTCCTCTCGGGGCTTCTGCCGTGGACGTGGTTCAACGGCGCCGTGTCGGATTTCACCAAGGCGTTCAGCCGTGAGGCGAAGCTCATTCGGTCGACGGCCATCCCTCGATCCATCTGGATCAACCGCATCGTGCTCAGCAAGGGAATCGAGTTCGGACTCTCATTGCCCGTGCTCGCGCTGTTCGTGATCTTCTCCGGCGCCCACGTGCACTGGCAACTCGTCTATTACCCCGTCGGCGTCGCGATCGAGGCGGTACTGCTCGTCGGACTCGGTCTGCTCGTGTCGCCGCTCGTGGTGTTCTTCAAAGACCTGGAGCGCGCGATCAAGCTGCTTCTGCGGCTTCTGTTCTACGCATCCGCGGTGCTGTACCCGGCGAGCGAGGTGCCCAAGGGCAGCCTCTTCAGGTACTTCATCGACATAAATCCGTTGGTGGGCATGTTCGGCGTCTTCCGGGCCGGCTTCTTTCCGCACGATCTGCACTGGGACCTTGTGCTGATCTCGGCGATCGGCAGCCTCATCTTTCTCCTGATCGGCTGGCTCGTGTACTCGCGCACCATCCGCAGCGTGCTGAAGGAGATGTGA
- a CDS encoding helix-turn-helix domain-containing protein, whose protein sequence is MVEPFSHAAGVVGERLRGIRTGLGLSQEEVAHLADIHPTNYGKIERGRANPSLSTIIRIATALDTDAGELVTGLTLSDLPGRHRQYTAKDFIRERERMR, encoded by the coding sequence ATGGTCGAGCCGTTCTCCCACGCCGCCGGCGTGGTCGGAGAGCGGTTGCGCGGCATCCGCACCGGTCTCGGTCTGAGCCAGGAAGAGGTCGCGCATCTGGCGGACATCCACCCGACCAACTACGGCAAGATCGAGCGCGGGCGAGCCAATCCGAGCCTGAGCACGATCATCCGCATCGCGACCGCGCTCGACACGGATGCCGGTGAGCTGGTCACCGGCCTCACGCTCAGCGACCTGCCTGGCAGGCACCGGCAGTACACGGCGAAGGACTTCATCCGCGAACGTGAGCGGATGCGCTGA
- a CDS encoding pyridoxal phosphate-dependent aminotransferase — MSELIPGPWQRAAHGAGLLSDDGVVSSTIFAEMSALAARTGAINLGQGFPDEDGPADVLDVAVRSIRDGVNQYPPGIGMPVLREAITEHQRRFYGLEVDPDREVLVTAGATEALASTLLALVERGDEVVTFEPFYDAYGATIALAGGVHRTVPLRAPHFEPDLDELRAAVTDRTRVILVNDPHNPTGAVFSRETLETIVQLAHEHDAIIVTDEVYEHLTFDRPHIPIATLPGGRERTVTISSGGKTFSTTGWKIGWLVAPPALVTAITAVKQFLTYVNGAPFQPAIAAGLRMPDSFFADAAATLAAKRDLLSGGLERAGFNVFGSHGSYFVVVDAAPLGYTDAVAFCRELPHLAGVVGVPITAFCGPRMREEAASLVRFAFCKRVDVLERAAEQLAQLG; from the coding sequence ATGTCAGAGCTGATTCCCGGGCCATGGCAACGCGCGGCACACGGCGCCGGCCTGTTGAGCGACGACGGCGTCGTGTCGTCCACGATCTTCGCCGAGATGAGTGCGCTGGCCGCGCGCACGGGCGCGATCAACCTGGGTCAAGGCTTTCCCGACGAAGACGGACCCGCAGACGTGCTCGACGTCGCGGTGCGAAGCATCCGCGACGGCGTCAATCAGTACCCGCCAGGCATCGGCATGCCGGTGCTGCGCGAGGCGATCACCGAACACCAGAGACGCTTCTACGGGCTCGAGGTCGATCCCGACCGCGAGGTGCTCGTGACGGCGGGCGCCACGGAGGCACTCGCGTCGACGCTGCTCGCGCTCGTCGAGCGCGGCGACGAGGTCGTCACGTTCGAGCCGTTCTACGACGCCTACGGTGCGACGATCGCACTCGCAGGCGGTGTGCATCGCACGGTTCCGCTGCGTGCACCGCACTTCGAACCCGACCTCGACGAGCTGCGAGCGGCTGTGACGGATCGCACGCGGGTCATCCTCGTGAACGATCCGCACAACCCCACGGGTGCCGTGTTCTCGAGGGAGACGCTCGAGACGATCGTGCAGCTGGCGCACGAACACGACGCGATCATCGTGACCGACGAGGTGTACGAGCACCTCACGTTCGATCGTCCGCACATCCCGATCGCCACGCTGCCGGGCGGGCGCGAGCGCACCGTGACGATCTCCAGCGGCGGCAAGACGTTCAGCACCACAGGCTGGAAGATCGGCTGGCTGGTCGCTCCTCCGGCGCTCGTGACGGCGATCACGGCCGTGAAGCAGTTTCTGACGTACGTGAACGGTGCACCGTTCCAGCCAGCGATCGCGGCGGGCCTGAGGATGCCCGACTCCTTCTTCGCCGACGCCGCAGCGACACTCGCCGCGAAACGCGACCTGCTCTCCGGAGGTCTCGAACGCGCCGGTTTCAACGTGTTCGGCTCGCACGGCTCGTATTTCGTCGTCGTCGATGCCGCGCCCCTCGGCTACACGGATGCCGTCGCCTTCTGCCGGGAGCTGCCGCACCTCGCCGGGGTGGTCGGCGTGCCGATCACGGCGTTCTGCGGGCCGCGGATGCGCGAGGAGGCGGCATCCCTGGTGAGGTTCGCGTTCTGCAAGCGCGTGGACGTGCTCGAGCGCGCGGCCGAGCAGCTGGCGCAGCTGGGATGA
- a CDS encoding tetratricopeptide repeat protein: MPRVISQNDFDKARDRAHRGDDHDAAIAETLRDWATDPERFTLADGVSRAAVLIEAGENFGYAGDYAEALRLFDEARIDGGPTYVDPRALMAQALYEGGQKDAALELAGALRKEAPTTLSTYLVLGGFFELVDELQASQRWYSMGIRAMDSGNVPGSEAQYESMLIGRARVRGELGLAPDTLDDAATIIIERYGSR, from the coding sequence GTGCCTCGCGTGATCTCCCAGAACGACTTCGACAAAGCTCGTGATCGGGCGCATCGCGGCGACGATCACGACGCAGCGATCGCTGAGACGCTGCGCGACTGGGCTACCGATCCCGAACGGTTCACGCTCGCCGACGGGGTGTCGCGGGCTGCTGTGCTCATCGAGGCCGGCGAGAACTTCGGATACGCGGGCGACTACGCGGAGGCGCTGCGTCTTTTCGACGAGGCCCGCATCGACGGCGGTCCCACCTACGTCGATCCCCGTGCATTGATGGCGCAGGCGCTCTACGAGGGCGGGCAGAAGGATGCCGCGTTGGAGCTCGCGGGGGCCCTCCGCAAGGAGGCGCCGACGACACTCAGCACGTACCTGGTGCTGGGCGGGTTCTTCGAGCTCGTCGACGAGCTGCAGGCATCCCAGCGCTGGTATTCGATGGGGATCCGCGCCATGGACAGCGGCAACGTGCCGGGCTCCGAGGCCCAGTACGAGTCGATGCTGATCGGCCGCGCCAGGGTGCGCGGCGAGCTGGGGCTGGCGCCCGACACGCTGGATGACGCGGCCACGATCATCATCGAGCGGTACGGCTCCCGCTGA